The Anas platyrhynchos isolate ZD024472 breed Pekin duck chromosome 3, IASCAAS_PekinDuck_T2T, whole genome shotgun sequence genome includes a window with the following:
- the POMC gene encoding pro-opiomelanocortin isoform X1, producing MRRPELPVGYKKAPGMRPSGRRSPGARAEAAVLPAHAAVSCPHPPPARMWGALWSILPVVLGLLLGHPAAASGPCWESSKCQDLATENGVLACAKACRAELSAEAPMYPGNGHLQPLSESVRKYVMSHFRWNKFGRRNSSSGHKRDEAAGGPPPPRRAAEEEEEEEGGEEEGAGLGREEGKRSYSMEHFRWGKPVGRKRRPIKVYPNGVDEESAESYPLEFRRQLGAEGLPGFSEEDEEEEEEEEDEGEEEKKDSGSYRMRHFRWHAPLKDKRYGGFMTSEHGQTPLVTLFKNAIIKNAYKKGQ from the exons ATGCGACGCCCCGAGCTCCCCGTGGGGTATAAAAAAGCGCCGGGGATGCGGCCAAGTGGCAGACGCTCTCCGGGAGCGCGCGCGGAGGCGGCCGTGCTCCCAGCCCACGCCGCAG TTTCGTGCCCGCATCCCCCCCCGGCCAGGATGTGGGGCGCGCTCTGGAGCATCCTGCccgtggtgctggggctgctgctcggCCACCCCGCTGCTGCCAGCGGCCCGTGCTGGGAGAGCAGCAAATGCCAGGACCTGGCCACCGAGAACGGGGTTTTG GCGTGCGCCAAGGCGTGCCGAGCGGAGCTGTCGGCCGAGGCGCCCATGTACCCGGGGAACgggcacctgcagcccctctccgAAAGCGTCCGCAAGTACGTGATGAGCCACTTTCGCTGGAACAAATTCGGCCGCCGCAACAGCAGCAGCGGCCACAAGCGGGACGAGGCGGCCGGcggccccccgccgccccggcgAGCGgccgaggaagaggaggaggaggaaggaggagaggaagaaggagccgggttggggagggaggaaggcaaGCGCTCGTACTCCATGGAGCATTTTCGCTGGGGGAAGCCGGTGGGGCGCAAGAGGAGACCCATCAAGGTGTACCCCAACGGGGTGGACGAGGAGTCGGCCGAGAGTTACCCGCTGGAATTTCGGCGCCAGCTGGGGGCCGAGGGGCTCCCGGGCTTCTccgaggaggatgaggaggaggaggaggaggaggaggatgaaggcgaggaggagaagaaggacaGCGGCTCCTACCGCATGCGCCATTTCCGCTGGCACGCGCCGCTGAAGGACAAGCGCTACGGCGGCTTCATGACCTCGGAGCACGGCCAGACCCCGCTGGTGACTCTGTTCAAAAACGCCATCATCAAAAACGCCTACAAAAAGGGGCAGTGA
- the POMC gene encoding pro-opiomelanocortin isoform X2, which produces MWGALWSILPVVLGLLLGHPAAASGPCWESSKCQDLATENGVLACAKACRAELSAEAPMYPGNGHLQPLSESVRKYVMSHFRWNKFGRRNSSSGHKRDEAAGGPPPPRRAAEEEEEEEGGEEEGAGLGREEGKRSYSMEHFRWGKPVGRKRRPIKVYPNGVDEESAESYPLEFRRQLGAEGLPGFSEEDEEEEEEEEDEGEEEKKDSGSYRMRHFRWHAPLKDKRYGGFMTSEHGQTPLVTLFKNAIIKNAYKKGQ; this is translated from the exons ATGTGGGGCGCGCTCTGGAGCATCCTGCccgtggtgctggggctgctgctcggCCACCCCGCTGCTGCCAGCGGCCCGTGCTGGGAGAGCAGCAAATGCCAGGACCTGGCCACCGAGAACGGGGTTTTG GCGTGCGCCAAGGCGTGCCGAGCGGAGCTGTCGGCCGAGGCGCCCATGTACCCGGGGAACgggcacctgcagcccctctccgAAAGCGTCCGCAAGTACGTGATGAGCCACTTTCGCTGGAACAAATTCGGCCGCCGCAACAGCAGCAGCGGCCACAAGCGGGACGAGGCGGCCGGcggccccccgccgccccggcgAGCGgccgaggaagaggaggaggaggaaggaggagaggaagaaggagccgggttggggagggaggaaggcaaGCGCTCGTACTCCATGGAGCATTTTCGCTGGGGGAAGCCGGTGGGGCGCAAGAGGAGACCCATCAAGGTGTACCCCAACGGGGTGGACGAGGAGTCGGCCGAGAGTTACCCGCTGGAATTTCGGCGCCAGCTGGGGGCCGAGGGGCTCCCGGGCTTCTccgaggaggatgaggaggaggaggaggaggaggaggatgaaggcgaggaggagaagaaggacaGCGGCTCCTACCGCATGCGCCATTTCCGCTGGCACGCGCCGCTGAAGGACAAGCGCTACGGCGGCTTCATGACCTCGGAGCACGGCCAGACCCCGCTGGTGACTCTGTTCAAAAACGCCATCATCAAAAACGCCTACAAAAAGGGGCAGTGA